A section of the Naumovozyma dairenensis CBS 421 chromosome 5, complete genome genome encodes:
- the NDAI0E04680 gene encoding uncharacterized protein (similar to Saccharomyces cerevisiae YPR036W-A; ancestral locus Anc_7.453) yields the protein MAFLQLASEVSQPFVIPSLSPVTPQPSRKNSTNIASATTTPIVRSRNNSMSLL from the coding sequence atggCCTTCTTACAATTAGCATCCGAAGTTTCTCAACCATTCGTTATCCCAAGCTTGTCACCAGTTACTCCACAACCTTCAAGAAAAAACTCCACTAACATAGCGAGTGCAACTACTACTCCAATTGTTCGTTCAAGAAACAACTCAATGTCTCTTTTATGA